A region of Rhizobium sp. CCGE531 DNA encodes the following proteins:
- a CDS encoding LLM class flavin-dependent oxidoreductase, translating into MEFATFILASQRGYHQSADRIIRNSIEQAVLSEQAGFNTAWFAEHHFNNYSLVPSPLMMVAHCAGRTNSIRLGTGVCVLPLYQPQRLLSEIGFADIVSSGRLELGVGSGYQQFEFDRFGVDIDEAPAVCSEYLDVLLKGLTQNIFEHNGQYLKVPPTAISVRTIQKPAPPIWIATASGYNMGRAYREGHNLFVTAFHDGLGALSKLRESIENAALAKGKDAADAKISLLRCCYASDNETEINSYLDNARFQRRLSEALHQRRQQTEDGYLLQETPTKQDLSFQTMRDNLPIGSVNRVIDRLLEEISVLKPSQIAIHCQLGDFDHQAMLRQIELWGDEIIPAVNKSLGHAPAMTG; encoded by the coding sequence ATGGAATTTGCGACCTTCATCCTTGCCTCCCAGCGGGGCTATCATCAATCGGCCGACAGAATCATCCGCAACTCAATCGAACAGGCAGTCCTTTCGGAGCAAGCTGGCTTCAACACCGCATGGTTTGCCGAACACCACTTCAACAACTATAGCCTCGTTCCATCGCCCTTGATGATGGTGGCCCATTGCGCCGGCCGGACGAACTCCATCCGCCTCGGGACTGGTGTTTGCGTATTGCCGCTTTATCAACCGCAGCGTCTGCTTTCCGAGATAGGTTTCGCCGATATCGTTTCGAGCGGCCGCCTGGAGCTCGGCGTCGGCTCTGGATATCAGCAGTTTGAGTTTGACCGCTTTGGTGTCGATATCGATGAGGCGCCCGCTGTTTGTTCGGAATATCTGGACGTCCTTCTCAAGGGCCTCACGCAAAACATTTTTGAGCACAACGGCCAATATTTAAAGGTACCACCGACGGCGATTTCGGTGCGGACTATCCAGAAGCCGGCCCCCCCAATCTGGATCGCTACGGCGTCCGGATACAACATGGGCCGGGCCTATCGGGAAGGACACAATCTTTTCGTCACGGCATTCCACGATGGCTTGGGCGCTTTAAGCAAGCTTCGCGAGAGCATCGAGAACGCGGCACTCGCAAAAGGCAAGGATGCCGCGGATGCCAAGATTTCGCTGTTGCGTTGTTGTTATGCCAGCGACAACGAAACGGAGATCAACAGCTATCTCGACAACGCCCGTTTCCAGCGCCGGCTATCGGAAGCGCTTCATCAGCGCCGCCAACAAACCGAGGATGGCTATCTTCTGCAGGAAACCCCGACCAAGCAGGACCTGTCGTTTCAGACGATGCGCGACAATCTACCAATCGGCAGTGTGAATCGGGTGATCGATCGCCTGCTCGAAGAGATCAGTGTGCTGAAGCCGTCCCAGATCGCAATTCACTGCCAATTGGGCGATTTCGATCATCAGGCGATGCTGCGGCAAATCGAACTCTGGGGAGACGA